CCCGCGCTTATGGATATGATCGGTGACCTCTTCAAGACCGTTGGGGAACCTGGTCTTCGAAGGCATCCACTCGCCGATGCTGGGCCACCAATCACCCGTATCGTCGTACCAGCCGCAGTCAACGCAGAAGACTTCCATACCGACTTCGGCTGCGGCATCGATCAGCGGCAGCAACTTGGCCGTGGTGGGATCGCCGTTGATGGTGTTCATATAGTCGTTGAAAATCAACTTGTCAGGAGCCGTGTCAGCCGCCTTGTCGTGAATCGCACGACGATAACAGGTAAGAGCCGCCACTGCTGCGTCGGAATTCGGCGCGAGCGCCACCGAGGCGGGAACCGTGGTGAAGGTCTCAGAACGGTCAAGACTCACGCTCCAGCCATGATCGCGCCAATCGGGACCGCTTAAAGCGAAGTACCCGTCGGTGCCATAGTCGCCCGTCTCCCAACGCCAAGCGCCGTTGTTCTCGACTTCGAAAATCCATGTGAGGCCGAGCTTATCGGAAGAGACCATGCCCATGGGCACATTCCTGCCGGTCGAGAAGGTGCCTTCGGAAATGACGCAATGAGCCCCGTTCGGGTCACGTTCGGCCATGGCATTGTTGAGATATGGGCAAACCTCGCGAATGGGCTTGACGCTCCAACGGCTTTCGGCCAGCCAATCATTGGAACTCTCATAAAGTTTCCACGAATCGAAATCACCTTGAAGCGCATTGCCTGCGGCATCCGCATCTTCCGCAACTGTCTGCGATACTCCGAAGCAACCCACGAACGAAGTCACGGCCTCAAGAACCATCGGGGTTTCAGCGGTATTGGTCACATCGGCCCATACGCGGAACATCGAGGCATGCGGCGCAAGCAGGAAATGAAGAACCGCGGAAAAACCGAATTTCTCGTTTTCCATCATGATGTCCAGATGCTCACCTTGCGCATCGCTCGTCGCCTTGTGACCGACGTAACGCAATGATTGTCCGAGTGAAGTCTGGATAAGACGTCGATTGGCAGGCACATGGCCGACGCCACGCCCCGCAGCCAACAATTCAAGAATGGGGATTGTCTTCGGGAATACAGCGGTGCAACCTTCTGCCGAAACCTTTTCGATTGTTACAGGAAAAGAATCCGTATAGCAGAAACGTATCCGGACATTCTCATTCCCCCATTCAAATGACTGCTTCAATCTAACGCCTTCCTACTTCTTCGTATTTGATTTGTAACCGATACCATATCAGTGATACACACAAGAGCACCCACAATAAGGCTTATAACAAGCACTGTCGTAGTACTTTTATCATGTATGTTGATAAGAATAATATGAAACCGGTTACAAATCAAATTCCGAAAGATTTCCAGCGTGTCGCAAGTAAAATAAACGGTTCCCGGCAATCCTAAAAATGCAGCCTCGGCCACTTCCCTGATTTTTGATATTCATTGATAAAGCAATCACGATTCTGCAAAACTGTAACCTTG
This genomic stretch from Bifidobacterium sp. ESL0690 harbors:
- a CDS encoding glycoside hydrolase family 36 protein yields the protein MPANRRLIQTSLGQSLRYVGHKATSDAQGEHLDIMMENEKFGFSAVLHFLLAPHASMFRVWADVTNTAETPMVLEAVTSFVGCFGVSQTVAEDADAAGNALQGDFDSWKLYESSNDWLAESRWSVKPIREVCPYLNNAMAERDPNGAHCVISEGTFSTGRNVPMGMVSSDKLGLTWIFEVENNGAWRWETGDYGTDGYFALSGPDWRDHGWSVSLDRSETFTTVPASVALAPNSDAAVAALTCYRRAIHDKAADTAPDKLIFNDYMNTINGDPTTAKLLPLIDAAAEVGMEVFCVDCGWYDDTGDWWPSIGEWMPSKTRFPNGLEEVTDHIHKRGMVAGLWMEPESVGIDSPVAKQLPDGAFFLHDGQRCVEQRRYQLDYRNPLVIEHMNKKVDYLIEHFGIGYFKFDYNIMPGPGTDYHADSPGDGLLGHNRTYLDWIHGLFVRHPGLIIETCSSGGMRADTAQASHFQLISTSDQQDYRLYPAIAAAAPMTMLPEQAGNWAYPEKSMNDEQFVFSLANSMLGHFFLSGYINQFSERQKAMVEDAVKVYSTEVRPRIVSSVPFWPLGLPGWKDDVVSLGLAQGQTLLIDLWDRRSASGNAKLSLPAAEGHDIDVQIIFPTLLDSEDWHFSWNKEDGILGVDMPKDMYAARVLRVQIK